The genome window TTTGTGCCGGTGCCGCTACCGTATTTGAAAAGCATGCCCTCCGTTTTCGCAAGTGTGAGAATGGATTCCATTGTGTCTTCTACGCTATTGATAAAGCAGGCAGAACACTGTGGTTTCGGTTGGTCGGGCAAGCCTACATTGAACCACACCGGCGAGTTGAAAGAGGCTTTTTGATAGAGAAGAATGTGAGTTAGCTCGTCTTGGAAGGCTTGAGCATCCTCTTCCGTGGCGAAGTACTCCATTTTGCGACCCCAATCGGCGATGGTGTCGGCCACACGGCGGATGAGCTGTCGCACGGAGCGTTCTCGTTGGGGCGTACCTAGGTGTCCTCGGAAGTATTTAGAGACCACGACGTTGGTGGCCAGTTGCGACCAGAAGGCAGGCACTTCCACGTCTTTTTGCTCAAACACCTTTTCGCCACGTTCGTTGGTGATCGTGGCATCGCGTAGTTCCCAGTCACAGGTAGCGTAGACGTCCTCACCGGGACGAGTAAAGCGGCGCTCTATGGTTAGTCCTGGCGCGTTTAGGCCGCGTTTTATAGCAGGTTTGTTCCCGTCGACGGGAACGGCTCTCTCTTTCACCACGGCTTGCTCCTTATCGTTGGTATAGTTTGCAGCACCTTCCGCTCCAAGAGGAGTTGTCGAGACGGACGGTAACTCGGTAGGTTCGGGGTGAATATTTTCCCCTTCTGTAGGCAGTACCGAGTCGATGCTTGTTTGATGAGGCATAGGGTCTTGATTCAATTTTTCTGCTCCTTGTTCAGCGATATGCAGGTGTCTCCAAGAAAAAGAGGCACCCGCGCTAGAGACTCAGCCGGATTTGCGGTTTCCCTGACGTCGAAGCATGTTCACGATCTCTCGGAATTGGGTGGCATCCTCGAACTGCCGATAGACCGACGCGAAGCGCACATAGGCCACCTGATCGAGCGCTTTCAGTTTTTCCATCACCATCTCCCCAATTTCACGTGAGGAGACCTCTTTTTCAAGGCGATTATAGAGTTTGCGTTCGATATCTTCGGCGGCTTCTTCGAGGGTTTCGGTGCTGATTTTGCGGCCGGTGCAGGCAAGCTGCATGCCTCGCACGATCTTCCGTCGGTCGAACGGTTCCCTCCGTTTATCGTTTTTGATGACAAAAAGTTGCATCTCTTCGATCTCTTCGAGGGTTGTGAAGCGCCTTCCGCAGGCCTCGCACTCTCGACGTCGTTTAATTGTCGCCCCCTCGTTGATCGCCCGTGTTTCAAGCACACGGTCTTGGTTGAGGGCACCGCAGAACGGACATTTCATCTTCGCTTTGTCTTTGCTGGCGATTGGTAGCCGGCGCCGTTGCTACCTATATGCAGGGACACTCTATAGGATAACACACTATATTTAGTTTGTCAAGGGCTATTTTGGCGGCGTACCCTGATCATAGGCTGGCCTTGGGGCCGTTTCATCTATGGCAATGGAAGGCGGCAGAGAATGTTAAATTTGCGTTAAAGGGAACGATAAGCTGTTGGCGATGGGTATACTAGAGATGTCATGAGCGCCTCAACAACAGAGTTTATGCCTGTGTCTTCTGCAACCGAACGCGCCCGACCAAAACGTGGCAAGCGTTTCCTGCTGGGATCCATTTTTGTTTTCCTCTTGCTAATAGCCCTACTCTGGTGGATAGGCGTATTCGGTGGAAATGTACGAGTGGTTGTACCAGGGCGTGTTTATCGAAGCGCCCAGCTTACCGGCAACAACTACACCGCCGACACCGCTCGCTTGATAGGCGACGATCTAAACGATGTGTTGCACCGCTACCATATCCGTACGGTTATTAACCTGCGTGGTGGAAACATGGCCAACGATTACTATCGTCAAGAGATCGCCGACTGCAGGCGTTATGGGGCAGTTCATGTGGATATCTCAATGAGCGCCCATCATCTGCCACCTCCCCAATCGCTGCGGCAGCTACTGGCCGCCTTCGATTCTCTGCCCTATCCCATTCTCTTCCACTGCCAGGGCGGGGCCGATCGTTCCGGACTTGTGGGCGCGCTCTATCTCAATATCTATCAGGGAGTTCCCCTCCAAGAGGCTTTACGCCGTGAGCTTACCTGGCGCTATGGTCATTTCGCCTTTACAGCAGCCGGGCGAATGAACGATTTCTTCGCACTCTATCAGCGTACATCACATGGCTTAAGCTTACGGGATTGGATCAACACGGTCTATCCCAATCTCTACCCAAAGGTCTCCCGCTCCGCTGCTTCGTCCAATTAAGTACATGGGGCAATGAGACCGACGTCATAGGCTCTCTAAAAAACCGCTTCTTCGCTCGATAGATAAAGAAAATCCAATAGCACGCGGTTTTCTAAGGTCGCGGGGGCTATTGCGTGTTCGATTTCGAAAACGGAGATGTTGCGATGATCTCACAAACAAAGCCTACTTCACGAGCTCTCTTCCTTGGTTTTGGTCTTTTCGTCGTCTGTTGTATGGCTATAGGGATTGCCCGAGGGCGCCAGTCTACGAACACCGCCCATCAACTGCCTACCGGTCGAACCGTTGCGCCTGTGGGTCAACAGGACGATGTGGGCAGTTTCCCCGCTAACATGGCATTAAGCCCGGACGGGAGATGGTTAGCCGTTACCGACACCGGTTTTCGGCAGTATCTATCCATTGTGGATGCACAGAGCGGGCAACGGGTCTCGCAACTGGCCTTCAACGGTAGAACCAACGGACTTTACTACGGATTGGCCTGGGCACCTACTCTGCAACAAGACGGCTCGCGCCTGCTCTATGCCTCGTGTGGAGCGCTCGATCGTGTCGCGGTGCTTTCAGTGGACGCTTATGGAGTGGTGCACGATACGGGGAGAGTTTTGGAAGACCCCTCCAGTTTACCCAAGGAGGCGGGCAACGCACGACCAAATTTTGAGGCGGGTATCGCGCTCAGCAGCGATGGCTCAAAACTCTATGTAGCCCACAATGAGAGTAGCCTCTATACAAACTTTAAGGGCTCTGTGAGCATCCTAGATACGCGAACCGGAAAGCGTTTAGGAGAGGTAACTACGGCTGGCTTTCCCTATGCCGTCGTGGCAATAACGGCAGGGCCTAATGCCGATAAACGACTCTACGTTTCTAGCGAAATGGGTGGGGTCGTCTCCGACATTGACGTTTCCGACCCCGAGCATCCAAAGGTGCTGCATGAGATCCCCACCGGCGATCATCCTATAGCGCTTCTTCTAAACCCTGCGCAGGATCGCCTTTTTGTGGCCAACGCCTCTTCTGATTCGGTCTCATTGGTGGATACCAGCACCGATCGGGTGCTGCAGACTTTGTCGCTGCGCGGTAAGAATGGTCTTCCTGGAATAACGCCTACCGGCCTTGCGCTTGATCCGCAGAGCATGCGCCTCTACGTGAGCTTAGGCGACCTCGATGCTGTGGCGGTTATTCACCTACAGCATGACCATATGGCACTGGCCGGTATGGTTCCGGCTGGTTGGTACCCAACGGCCGTCTGTGTGGCGAACGGCAGGCTCTATGTTGCCAATGCAAAAGGAGATGGCACCCCTGTTCCTAACGGTGAGCCTCGCGGCCCGAACGGAGAATGGGGGCATTATATTGAGAACATTCTTGAGGGAACCGTGCAGGTGATGCCTGTTCCCGATGAGCAGCAACTTGCGTCGCTTACCCGCAAAGTTGAGGAACTCGATAGGATGCAAAACCAGCAGCCGTTGCCGCCTACGGGCATAAAGCATGTCATCTATATCATTAAGGAAAACAGAACCTACGATCAGGTGTTGGGAGATCTGCCGGAGGGCAATGGCGACCCTAAACTCTGCATTTTTGGACGGGCGGTAACTCCCAATCAGCACGCTTTGGCCGAGCGGTTTGTGCTGCTCGATAACTTCTACTGCGCTGGTGAGGTCTCGGCAGATGGGTGGAACTGGTCTACTGCTGGTATGGCCAACGAGTACGTGGAACGTAACGTGCCCTATAACTACAGTGGGCGCGGTCGAGACTACGATTTTGAGGGTGAAGTGAACGGTGTGCCGGTAGATCGTATGGGGTTGCCAAATGTGGCGGCTCCGCCGAACGGCTATCTATGGGATGCCGCCCAGCGAGCGCATATCACCTATCGTAACTACGGCTTCTTCGTGAGTTTCGATAACAGCCATACGCCGGACGGCAAGCCGATTTTAAGTGTTAACCAACCGGTCGAGACAGCGCTAGTGAACCATACCGATGTCAACTTCATGCGTTTTGATACCAACTACGCCGATAGCGAGGCTTATCGCATCTACAACTGCCCTGCTCCCACTCAGCTGCTCGCCTTTGGAGCCAACAAAGCGCCGGATCGCATTATGGAGTGGAAGCGCGAGTTCGATCAGTTCGTGAAAAACGGTGATCTGCCGGCTTTGGAGATGGTGCGCATTATGCGTGATCATACGGCGGGCACACGTCCTGGAGTCCCTACGCCCTCTGCCATGGTGGCCGATAACGACTACGCCGTAGGCCAGATCGTGGAAGCCGTCAGTCATAGCCCGTATTGGAAGAGCACGGCCATCTTCATTGTGGAGGACGACGCGCAGAATGGCTATGACCATGTGGACTGTCATCGCTCCACCGCGTATGTGATCAGCCCCTACATCCGGGCTCACAGCGTAGACCACCATTTCTATAATACCGACAGCATTCTACACACCATTGAGGAGCTTTTGGGGCTTAAACCGATGTGCCTTTACGACGCTATGGCGCCAGTGATTCGCGATTTTTCTGCGAAACCCGACAATAGTGCTCCCTACACGGCCATTCTGCCGGCTAAGACGATCATCGCGCAGATCAACCGGCGCACCGCCTATGGGGCACAAGAGAGCGAACGGATGGACTTTAGCCACGCCGACTGCGCACCGCCAGATGAGCTAAACGCCATTATCTGGCGCTCGGTAAAAGGGGCAAAGGCGCCGTTGCCACCGATACGTCACTCTCTTTCGATAGCCTTTCGGCGAGATGACGACGATGACTAGGCCATACGAGGTGCACGTGGTAAGCTATGGGGTTGAGAGGCAGCCGATGCGAATCAATTTATGAGCCCAGCGCTCTTCCTTGGGCTCGTTGGTTGCAATGAGCACCAGTCCGCCTTGGGGTCTTTGGCACTGCTCGGCAATTATCTGCTCTACCATGGCAACCCCATCGCTGTCGAGGTTGGCGGTCGGCTCGTCTAAGAGAAGCACGGGGGGATCATTACTCAGAGCCAAAGCGTACTTAAGCCTTTGACGCATACCTGATGAGTAGTTGGCCACCAGATCGCTGCCACGCCCTAGCAGTCCAACCCTAGCAAGCAGCTGTTTAAGGTGGTCTCGCGAAAGTTTTGTACCGCGCAACTCGGCAAAAAACTGTAGGTTCTCCACCCCCGTTAGTTCATGATAGAGCCGAAGATCGGGTGCCACGTAGCCAATAAAGGTTCGGCGCTCTAAAGCGTCTAAGGCATACCCGGCGATTTCGAACCGAGCCTCCCCTTGGGTTGGCGTAAGCAGGCCGGCAACGATGCGTAGAAGCGTGCTTTTGCCGGCGCCGTTGGGACCGCAGATGGCTCCTATCTGCCCACTTACAACCTCTAGATGAACTTTTTCAAATACAGAGCGTGTTCCGAAATGGTGTCCTAGATTGGATAGCACAATGCGAATAGGAGCCATAAGCTTTTATAGCCTTCTAAAAAATGGAGGGGAAGAGGAGGTAAGTTGTTTCCTCTTTCCCCTTAAAAGGGTGTTTGTCGCTGTTGGCATCGTTATGCGGCGGATTGAACCTCCGGATATTTCCGGAAAAACTTTTTCAGCGCGGGCCAAACATCCTCTTTAGAGTTTATCTTCACCGTACACACGCGCGGTTCATTGGCGAAGGCCTCTTGGATCGCTTGTCCCAGTGGCGCGAAGGAGGTGGACTGATTCCAAACATCGCTGGCGATCTCCCCGTAGCCAACAAGATTGCAGATAGCCACCATTTTACGAATCTCTTCCACACACTCTTGGTCGCCCCAGTTATAACCATCGGTAAAGAGGAAGGGGTAGATGTTCCATTCGCGTGGGTTATAACGCTGCTCGATGATCTGTTGGGCAAGTTTATAGGCCTCACTCATGCGAGTGCCGCCCGAATCGCCCAGAGTAAAGAAGGCGTGTTCGTCTACCTCTTTGGCTTCTGTGTGGCACGTGATGAAGACGATTTCGGCGCTGGCATATTTTCGGCGCAAGAATCGCAGCATCCAGAAGTAGAAGGAACGGCAGATATAGGCCTCGAACTCGCCCATGGAGCCGGAGACGTCGCGCATGGCGAAGATCACGGCGTTGCGCTGAGGCTGTGTGGTGATCTCCCAGTTTTTGAAGCGCAGATCCTCTTCACGAATCTTCCAACCCGGTTTTCCCAGCTTTGCGTTGCGTTTATAAGCTTCCAAGAGAGTGCGCTTTCGGTCAAGATTGCCCCGCAACCCCTTCCGGGATACCGTGTTGAAGTCAATAACGTCGGAAGGAACCTGCTTCACGCCGCGCTCTTCGAGGTTGGGGAGGTGGAGGTCCTCGAACACCAGATCGGTGAGCTCTTCTAGAGTCAGTTCAGCTTCGTAGAAATCCACGCCAGGCTCTTGGCCGGCCTGTTTTCCACCCCCCACGCCTTGGCCTGAGGAAGGCGCTCTCCCAAGAATGTCTCCAGGTTTCGTGTTGCCTGGGCCCTGACCCACGCGTTCGCGATCGCCATCGTCGAAGCGCAGGCGGGGCAGTTCCAGACCTCGAATAGGAATTTTGATGATCTTGCCTTGGTCTGCCGTGATGATATCCTGCTGACTGATGATCCCGCCCAGGTTTTTGCGGATCACCTCTTTTACTTTCTCGTTATGGCGCTGCCGGTCGCGCTCTGCGCGTCGGTGGAGATCCCAGGCATCGTCACTAAGAGAAAAGTTCGGCATAGCAGGCTCCCTTTCAGCGATTTAACAGCGTTCCAACATAGCGAAGCAGATCGTTGGCCGACTCGGGCGTATAGCCTTGCTCGCGGCACATGCGCTCCACCACCTCATTCACCTTCTTCAGCTGTTCGGCATCCGGAGTTTTAGTGCTAGTAGTAATCTTTACAATATTCTTCAGATCCGCAAACAGCTTCTTCTCGATGGCCTCGCGGAGGCGTTCGTCGGAGGAGACGGTGAAGGTAAGCCCACGTCGGGCCAGCGAGCCAACCGAGCGCATAATGCCTTCTCGGAACTCCCGCTTCTGGTTTTCGGAAATATTGATCTGCTCCTCTATAGAGCGCATCAGCGCCTCGTCTGGGTCAATGTCTTCTCCGGTAACCGGATGCTTTACCTTTTCGTGATTGCAGTAGGCTTCAACGTTATCAATATAGTTGTCAAGAAGGGTTTTGGCCGACTCGTCGTAGGAGTAGACGAAGGCGCGCTGAACCTCTTTTTTGGCGTACTCATCGAACTCTTTACGCACTTCATCTATAAAGCCAAGCAGCTTTTTGCGCTCTTCTTCGTTATTGGTATATTCGGTGATGCCGTCGCGCAGGGCCCGCAGCATATCAATGGGGGTGACATAGTTTTTGCCACCGCGCACAAGTGCAGCCGAGATACGGTTGATAATGAAGCGAGGCGACACCCCTGTCATGCCCTCGTCGAGATACTCTTCGCGCAGCTCTTTCACATGGCGCTGGTCCCAGTCGCCCACCTTCTCGCCATCATAGAGTTTCATCTTCGTCATAAGGCTAATGCCGGCCCGTTTGGAGGGCTTAAGGCGGGTAAGGACGGCAAACATTGCAGCGACACGAAGGGTATAGGGAGCGATATGGACACGGGCAAGATTGAGCTCGGAACCAGTGCTACGGTCGCTCATATCGGACTGACTAATAAGTTTTTCATAGATGCGCACCTCATCGCTAACGCGAAGGTTGTAAGGCACTTTCACCACGAAGATGCGGTCGATCATCGCCTCGTTCTCTTTATTGGAGAAGTAAGAGTTGTACTCGTACTCGTTGGTGTGGGCGATGACGGCCACATCACAGTAGATGAGTGCAAAACGACTCGCTTTAATGGTCTGCTCTCCAGCCACGGTGTTCAGTTCATAGAGGAAGCGCTTTTCGGCTTTAAGCATCTCGATAAACTCCATGACACCGCGGTTGGCGATGTTTAGCTCACCATCAAAATTGTAGGCGCGGGGGTCCGATTCACGGCCGTACTCCGTGAGGGCTTGGATGTTCACGCTTCCGGTTAGCTCGGCCACGTCTTGGCTCTTCGGGTCGGCCGGCTTGAAGGTACCGATGCCCACGCGGTCGCGTTCCGAGAAGAAGATGCGTTCCACGGGAACTTTATGGTAGTCGGTGCCCCACTCGTTGTCGAGACGATAGCGGCAGACAGGGCAGAGGTCGCCTTCGATATGGATACCAAACTCCTGTTTAAATTGGGGGCGCAGGTCTTCGGGGATGAGGTGGAGTGGTTCCTCATGCATGGGGCAACCTTTG of Chthonomonas calidirosea T49 contains these proteins:
- the nrdR gene encoding transcriptional regulator NrdR, which translates into the protein MKCPFCGALNQDRVLETRAINEGATIKRRRECEACGRRFTTLEEIEEMQLFVIKNDKRREPFDRRKIVRGMQLACTGRKISTETLEEAAEDIERKLYNRLEKEVSSREIGEMVMEKLKALDQVAYVRFASVYRQFEDATQFREIVNMLRRQGNRKSG
- a CDS encoding tyrosine-protein phosphatase, whose translation is MPVSSATERARPKRGKRFLLGSIFVFLLLIALLWWIGVFGGNVRVVVPGRVYRSAQLTGNNYTADTARLIGDDLNDVLHRYHIRTVINLRGGNMANDYYRQEIADCRRYGAVHVDISMSAHHLPPPQSLRQLLAAFDSLPYPILFHCQGGADRSGLVGALYLNIYQGVPLQEALRRELTWRYGHFAFTAAGRMNDFFALYQRTSHGLSLRDWINTVYPNLYPKVSRSAASSN
- a CDS encoding alkaline phosphatase family protein, with protein sequence MISQTKPTSRALFLGFGLFVVCCMAIGIARGRQSTNTAHQLPTGRTVAPVGQQDDVGSFPANMALSPDGRWLAVTDTGFRQYLSIVDAQSGQRVSQLAFNGRTNGLYYGLAWAPTLQQDGSRLLYASCGALDRVAVLSVDAYGVVHDTGRVLEDPSSLPKEAGNARPNFEAGIALSSDGSKLYVAHNESSLYTNFKGSVSILDTRTGKRLGEVTTAGFPYAVVAITAGPNADKRLYVSSEMGGVVSDIDVSDPEHPKVLHEIPTGDHPIALLLNPAQDRLFVANASSDSVSLVDTSTDRVLQTLSLRGKNGLPGITPTGLALDPQSMRLYVSLGDLDAVAVIHLQHDHMALAGMVPAGWYPTAVCVANGRLYVANAKGDGTPVPNGEPRGPNGEWGHYIENILEGTVQVMPVPDEQQLASLTRKVEELDRMQNQQPLPPTGIKHVIYIIKENRTYDQVLGDLPEGNGDPKLCIFGRAVTPNQHALAERFVLLDNFYCAGEVSADGWNWSTAGMANEYVERNVPYNYSGRGRDYDFEGEVNGVPVDRMGLPNVAAPPNGYLWDAAQRAHITYRNYGFFVSFDNSHTPDGKPILSVNQPVETALVNHTDVNFMRFDTNYADSEAYRIYNCPAPTQLLAFGANKAPDRIMEWKREFDQFVKNGDLPALEMVRIMRDHTAGTRPGVPTPSAMVADNDYAVGQIVEAVSHSPYWKSTAIFIVEDDAQNGYDHVDCHRSTAYVISPYIRAHSVDHHFYNTDSILHTIEELLGLKPMCLYDAMAPVIRDFSAKPDNSAPYTAILPAKTIIAQINRRTAYGAQESERMDFSHADCAPPDELNAIIWRSVKGAKAPLPPIRHSLSIAFRRDDDDD
- the ccmA gene encoding heme ABC exporter ATP-binding protein CcmA, encoding MAPIRIVLSNLGHHFGTRSVFEKVHLEVVSGQIGAICGPNGAGKSTLLRIVAGLLTPTQGEARFEIAGYALDALERRTFIGYVAPDLRLYHELTGVENLQFFAELRGTKLSRDHLKQLLARVGLLGRGSDLVANYSSGMRQRLKYALALSNDPPVLLLDEPTANLDSDGVAMVEQIIAEQCQRPQGGLVLIATNEPKEERWAHKLIRIGCLSTP
- a CDS encoding YeaH/YhbH family protein; protein product: MPNFSLSDDAWDLHRRAERDRQRHNEKVKEVIRKNLGGIISQQDIITADQGKIIKIPIRGLELPRLRFDDGDRERVGQGPGNTKPGDILGRAPSSGQGVGGGKQAGQEPGVDFYEAELTLEELTDLVFEDLHLPNLEERGVKQVPSDVIDFNTVSRKGLRGNLDRKRTLLEAYKRNAKLGKPGWKIREEDLRFKNWEITTQPQRNAVIFAMRDVSGSMGEFEAYICRSFYFWMLRFLRRKYASAEIVFITCHTEAKEVDEHAFFTLGDSGGTRMSEAYKLAQQIIEQRYNPREWNIYPFLFTDGYNWGDQECVEEIRKMVAICNLVGYGEIASDVWNQSTSFAPLGQAIQEAFANEPRVCTVKINSKEDVWPALKKFFRKYPEVQSAA
- a CDS encoding PrkA family serine protein kinase; translated protein: MKMTGTSTTDFLRRMSEQRAHERELAWEGTFADYLDMVIKNPRIADLAHARIYNMILDAGIEEIGENQRRYKFFENELYGLDRTLQLLVEEYFSPAARRLDIRKRILMLVGPVGGGKSTLVTLIKRGLERYSKTPNGAIYAIKGCPMHEEPLHLIPEDLRPQFKQEFGIHIEGDLCPVCRYRLDNEWGTDYHKVPVERIFFSERDRVGIGTFKPADPKSQDVAELTGSVNIQALTEYGRESDPRAYNFDGELNIANRGVMEFIEMLKAEKRFLYELNTVAGEQTIKASRFALIYCDVAVIAHTNEYEYNSYFSNKENEAMIDRIFVVKVPYNLRVSDEVRIYEKLISQSDMSDRSTGSELNLARVHIAPYTLRVAAMFAVLTRLKPSKRAGISLMTKMKLYDGEKVGDWDQRHVKELREEYLDEGMTGVSPRFIINRISAALVRGGKNYVTPIDMLRALRDGITEYTNNEEERKKLLGFIDEVRKEFDEYAKKEVQRAFVYSYDESAKTLLDNYIDNVEAYCNHEKVKHPVTGEDIDPDEALMRSIEEQINISENQKREFREGIMRSVGSLARRGLTFTVSSDERLREAIEKKLFADLKNIVKITTSTKTPDAEQLKKVNEVVERMCREQGYTPESANDLLRYVGTLLNR